The proteins below come from a single Saccharopolyspora sp. SCSIO 74807 genomic window:
- a CDS encoding aldo/keto reductase translates to MERTRLGSSGLYVSRLALGTIPFGSGGGFEKIAGVRGSDAEYQIREALDRGVNFIDTADMYSAGDAERVLGEVLGNTRDDVILTSKARMPVGSGPNDSGATRYHLTRAVEDSLARLRTDHLDLLYVHQWDGQTPITETITTVNELIKAGKVRYWGVSNFNAWQLAKTVYEARLAGLEGPVAQQVYYTPEAREIEYEIIPAARDLGVGTFGWSPLGEGLLGGKVRRGRETPSDTRQGAGWPEPHVVDWDRAYDLIELFDEIAAGLGWTIPQVVISWILGRPGVNGTVIAARDPQHLKADLEAAELELPLQDRDRITAASQLPAYYPLWHRMMTAQDRPEPAEAEYYREQAANVFGEQK, encoded by the coding sequence ATGGAGCGCACACGGCTCGGAAGTTCCGGGCTCTACGTGTCCCGGCTGGCGCTGGGCACCATTCCGTTCGGTTCCGGCGGTGGGTTCGAGAAGATCGCGGGTGTGCGCGGAAGCGACGCCGAATACCAGATCCGCGAGGCGCTGGACCGCGGCGTGAACTTCATCGACACCGCCGACATGTACTCGGCCGGAGATGCGGAACGGGTGCTGGGCGAGGTCCTCGGCAACACCCGCGACGACGTCATCCTCACTTCGAAGGCGCGAATGCCGGTGGGCAGCGGTCCCAACGACTCCGGCGCCACGCGGTACCACCTGACCCGTGCCGTGGAGGACAGCCTCGCGCGCTTGCGGACGGATCACCTCGATCTGCTCTACGTCCACCAGTGGGACGGGCAGACTCCCATCACCGAGACCATCACCACGGTCAACGAGCTGATCAAGGCCGGCAAGGTTCGGTACTGGGGCGTGTCCAACTTCAACGCGTGGCAACTGGCCAAGACGGTGTACGAGGCGCGGCTGGCCGGCCTGGAAGGCCCGGTCGCGCAGCAGGTGTACTACACCCCGGAAGCCCGCGAGATCGAGTACGAGATCATCCCCGCGGCCCGCGACCTCGGGGTGGGAACCTTCGGGTGGAGCCCGCTCGGAGAGGGGCTGCTGGGCGGCAAGGTGCGGCGGGGGCGCGAGACGCCGTCCGACACCCGGCAAGGCGCGGGCTGGCCCGAACCGCACGTGGTGGACTGGGACCGGGCCTACGACCTGATCGAGCTGTTCGACGAGATCGCCGCAGGACTGGGGTGGACGATCCCGCAGGTGGTGATCTCCTGGATCCTGGGCCGTCCCGGCGTCAACGGCACCGTGATCGCCGCACGCGACCCCCAGCACTTGAAGGCGGACCTCGAAGCCGCGGAGCTCGAGCTGCCGCTGCAGGACCGCGACCGCATCACCGCGGCCTCGCAGCTGCCTGCCTACTATCCGCTGTGGCACCGGATGATGACCGCCCAGGACCGGCCCGAACCGGCCGAGGCCGAGTACTACCGGGAACAAGCGGCGAACGTCTTCGGGGAGCAGAAGTAG
- a CDS encoding FAD-dependent oxidoreductase, translating into MPDEHATVVVIGGGPAGASAARGYRAAGGTGRVVVLSADTAAPYFRPALSKEFLREEFDESDLPIEQQEFYDRCDVELCLDEPVEALRPGEHVVRTRSGRTFGYQRCILATGARPSSPLPGADRESVRTLRSLDSARTLRAMTERASKVAVVGAGFIGCEAAVSLARRGKTVTLTAPDVLPQQRRLGAVAGGRILGWLHEENIRTELSAKVDQIADGPELQLADGRTIDSEIVLLATGIRPRVELAADAGLATAEGRVLTDARMRSTAPDVYAAGDVALAHNATAGRPLLVEHWGEALTMGDLAARNAAGDDRVWDNPPGFWTDLGGRALKYAAWGDGYDDARVHEHSDGAFTIWYASSGSCVGVLTYGADEDYERGIELISQGAALPSEAALQK; encoded by the coding sequence ATGCCGGATGAACACGCGACAGTTGTGGTGATCGGTGGCGGTCCCGCGGGCGCATCCGCTGCTCGTGGTTACCGCGCAGCCGGTGGTACCGGTCGGGTAGTGGTGCTCTCCGCGGACACCGCGGCGCCCTATTTCCGGCCTGCCCTTTCCAAGGAGTTCCTGCGCGAAGAGTTCGACGAATCCGATCTCCCCATCGAGCAGCAGGAGTTCTACGACCGCTGCGACGTCGAGTTGTGTTTGGACGAGCCGGTCGAAGCTCTGCGGCCCGGTGAGCATGTGGTCCGCACCCGAAGCGGCCGGACGTTCGGCTATCAGCGCTGCATCCTGGCAACCGGCGCACGCCCGTCGTCGCCGCTCCCGGGTGCCGATCGCGAATCCGTCCGGACGCTGCGGTCGTTGGACAGCGCACGCACGCTTCGCGCGATGACGGAACGCGCGAGCAAGGTGGCCGTCGTCGGCGCGGGATTCATCGGGTGCGAAGCGGCGGTTTCGCTGGCGCGGCGCGGCAAAACCGTGACGCTGACGGCACCGGATGTTCTGCCGCAGCAACGGAGGCTCGGAGCCGTGGCCGGCGGGCGCATACTCGGTTGGCTGCACGAGGAGAACATCCGGACCGAGCTGTCGGCGAAGGTCGACCAGATCGCAGACGGACCCGAGTTGCAGCTCGCCGACGGCAGAACGATCGACAGCGAGATCGTGTTGCTGGCGACAGGCATCCGACCACGCGTGGAACTCGCCGCGGACGCAGGGCTCGCCACTGCCGAGGGCCGCGTTCTCACCGACGCCCGGATGCGCAGCACCGCACCGGACGTGTACGCAGCCGGGGACGTGGCGCTCGCCCACAACGCGACGGCGGGCAGGCCGCTGCTCGTCGAACATTGGGGTGAGGCGCTCACCATGGGCGACCTCGCCGCGCGCAACGCGGCCGGCGACGACCGGGTTTGGGACAACCCGCCCGGCTTCTGGACCGACCTCGGTGGACGAGCCCTGAAGTACGCCGCGTGGGGAGACGGATACGACGACGCCCGGGTTCACGAGCACAGCGACGGAGCATTCACGATCTGGTACGCCAGCTCGGGTAGCTGCGTGGGTGTGCTGACCTACGGCGCCGACGAGGACTACGAACGCGGTATCGAGCTCATCTCCCAAGGGGCCGCATTGCCGAGCGAGGCCGCGTTGCAGAAGTAG
- a CDS encoding acyl-CoA dehydrogenase: MVAVEEAATGRTAVSAFEAVANEAVSQCLRQGSRRPDDHRRRWRYLCSIGADDLDLARLVEAHVDAATINFELGGPPVQPGQYWGVWAAESPSSRVEGLVDNRGAWQLSGTKQWCSGATVCTHALITAHCRDGPRLFAVDCGDGVVPGEPSWQGVGMAGSDTRHVTLHAVPAVPVGGPSAYLDRPGFWYGAVSVAACWLGGAVGIAGPLYRAGARGRLDEHGRAHLGAVDASLAGSRWALSSAAEELWDDANTGHVTALRVRAIVEDTTRVVIDRVGRALGPGPLATDGEHSRRIADLTTYVRQSHAERDLAALAELLDESDGDR, translated from the coding sequence ATGGTTGCCGTAGAAGAAGCTGCCACCGGCCGCACAGCCGTCTCGGCATTCGAAGCGGTCGCCAACGAGGCCGTCTCGCAATGCCTGCGCCAGGGTTCGCGGCGACCCGACGACCACCGGCGGCGGTGGCGGTACCTCTGCTCGATCGGCGCTGACGACCTGGACCTCGCCAGGTTGGTCGAAGCGCACGTGGATGCCGCCACGATCAACTTCGAACTCGGCGGTCCGCCGGTGCAGCCGGGGCAGTACTGGGGAGTCTGGGCGGCGGAGTCGCCGTCATCTCGCGTCGAGGGACTCGTCGACAACCGTGGCGCATGGCAGCTTTCAGGTACCAAGCAGTGGTGTTCCGGAGCCACCGTGTGCACGCACGCGTTGATCACCGCGCATTGCCGGGACGGGCCTCGTCTCTTCGCCGTCGACTGCGGTGACGGTGTCGTCCCGGGAGAACCCAGTTGGCAAGGCGTCGGCATGGCCGGTAGCGACACCAGGCACGTGACACTGCACGCGGTTCCGGCCGTCCCCGTCGGCGGACCAAGCGCTTACCTCGATCGGCCCGGTTTCTGGTACGGCGCGGTCTCCGTAGCCGCGTGCTGGCTCGGTGGCGCGGTCGGCATCGCCGGGCCGTTGTACCGGGCGGGCGCACGCGGGCGGCTCGACGAGCACGGACGAGCGCACCTCGGCGCTGTCGACGCCTCCCTCGCCGGGAGCCGCTGGGCGCTTTCCTCGGCGGCGGAAGAACTTTGGGACGACGCGAACACCGGACACGTGACGGCCCTGCGGGTGCGGGCCATCGTCGAAGACACGACGCGAGTGGTGATCGACCGCGTCGGCAGGGCGCTCGGCCCGGGCCCGCTGGCGACCGACGGCGAGCACTCGCGCCGCATCGCGGATCTGACGACTTACGTGCGGCAGAGCCACGCCGAGCGGGACCTTGCCGCGCTCGCCGAGTTGCTCGACGAATCCGACGGGGACCGGTGA
- a CDS encoding PIG-L deacetylase family protein — MRDLSGTGTAEERWRRWPQLCPSRRLDTMPEEVIVVAPHPDDEVLGAGGTLARWARAASAITLVAVTDGERSHPDSPTWSVDAMAHQRRAESEAAWARLGLDFRRVVRLIVGDGEVAGSESALTSALARLSTPDTLLLATWPGDGHPDHEAVGRAARRAAGIAGCGYACYPVWMWHWAAPADPRVPWHRARSVALETEFAAAKRFAAGEFVSQTQPLSACPEDRPVLPDYALDRLLREFEVFFV; from the coding sequence ATGCGCGATCTTTCCGGAACGGGCACCGCGGAAGAACGCTGGCGCCGCTGGCCGCAGCTGTGCCCTTCCCGGCGTCTCGACACGATGCCGGAAGAAGTGATCGTCGTCGCGCCGCACCCGGACGACGAGGTGCTCGGCGCAGGCGGAACATTGGCTCGATGGGCGCGCGCCGCTTCCGCGATCACGCTCGTCGCCGTGACCGACGGTGAACGGTCCCACCCGGACAGTCCAACGTGGTCGGTCGACGCGATGGCGCACCAACGCCGCGCCGAAAGCGAAGCGGCATGGGCGCGGCTCGGGCTGGATTTCCGGCGGGTCGTACGGCTGATCGTCGGCGACGGCGAAGTAGCCGGCAGCGAGTCAGCACTCACCTCCGCGCTGGCCCGACTGTCCACACCAGACACATTATTGCTGGCGACATGGCCGGGCGACGGTCATCCCGACCATGAAGCGGTCGGCAGGGCAGCACGCCGCGCGGCCGGCATCGCCGGATGCGGGTACGCCTGCTACCCGGTTTGGATGTGGCATTGGGCTGCGCCCGCCGACCCGCGGGTTCCCTGGCATCGCGCCCGATCGGTCGCGCTGGAGACCGAGTTCGCAGCGGCCAAGCGTTTCGCGGCAGGAGAATTCGTTTCGCAGACGCAGCCGTTGTCGGCATGCCCCGAGGACCGGCCGGTGCTACCCGATTACGCGCTGGACCGGCTGCTGCGCGAGTTCGAGGTGTTCTTCGTATGA
- a CDS encoding SAM-dependent methyltransferase — MSTGQAEESLGAAYFAAKYQASTDPWQLSDSWYERRKYACTTALLPREHYNNAFEPGCSIGILSEVLSRRCGRLLCWDIDDRAVETTRRRLAPKPGVTVEEGAVPGNWPKSTFDLIVVSELAYYLCANDRRALWTAAAAGLQRGGTLVAVHWRPACAEHCCNGDTVHDELRADRRFVPLGCYSERDFVIDLVTTNEQGGR, encoded by the coding sequence ATGAGCACCGGACAAGCGGAGGAATCGCTCGGCGCCGCCTACTTCGCGGCGAAATATCAGGCCAGCACCGACCCGTGGCAGCTCTCCGACAGCTGGTACGAGCGGCGAAAGTACGCTTGCACGACAGCGCTGCTCCCGCGGGAGCACTACAACAACGCGTTCGAACCGGGCTGCTCGATCGGGATACTGTCCGAAGTGCTTTCTCGCCGTTGTGGCCGGTTGTTGTGCTGGGACATCGATGATCGTGCCGTCGAGACCACGCGTCGGCGGCTGGCTCCCAAGCCCGGAGTCACCGTGGAAGAAGGCGCGGTTCCCGGCAACTGGCCGAAATCGACGTTCGACCTGATCGTCGTCAGCGAACTCGCCTACTACCTGTGCGCGAACGACCGCCGTGCACTGTGGACGGCGGCCGCGGCAGGCTTGCAGCGCGGCGGCACCCTCGTCGCCGTGCACTGGCGCCCGGCATGCGCAGAACATTGTTGCAACGGCGACACGGTGCACGACGAACTACGTGCTGACCGGCGGTTCGTGCCGCTCGGCTGCTACAGCGAACGGGATTTCGTCATCGACCTCGTCACGACCAACGAGCAAGGCGGCAGATGA
- a CDS encoding glycosyltransferase, whose product MNRTPRAIAVIIPARNEQDTIAECVRSVRAAASQLPTDVSFAVLVVADACTDSTARRAAHGGAFTLPINGSNVGRARAVGTEAMLRRWGSNGVWIACTDADSVVPLNWLVAQLEAAASGWDAVAGTVRIADENLHDAFERHYRPVAGHSHAHGANLGVRADAYLRVGGFPPLATGEDAGLLTRLHRRNFRILATVEEPVRTSARLHGRAPAGFAENLRSLAP is encoded by the coding sequence ATGAACCGGACACCACGCGCCATCGCCGTCATCATTCCAGCGCGCAACGAGCAGGACACCATCGCCGAGTGCGTCCGGTCGGTCAGGGCTGCGGCGAGCCAGTTGCCCACCGACGTGTCGTTCGCAGTGCTCGTCGTCGCGGATGCATGCACGGACAGCACCGCGCGCCGCGCAGCACACGGCGGCGCGTTCACGTTGCCGATCAACGGATCCAACGTCGGTCGCGCGCGGGCCGTGGGCACGGAGGCGATGCTGCGCCGGTGGGGCAGCAACGGGGTGTGGATCGCCTGCACCGACGCCGATTCCGTCGTACCGCTCAACTGGCTGGTCGCTCAGCTCGAGGCTGCGGCGAGCGGCTGGGACGCGGTCGCGGGGACGGTCCGGATCGCCGACGAAAACCTGCACGACGCCTTCGAGCGCCACTACCGCCCCGTAGCCGGGCATTCACACGCGCACGGAGCGAACCTGGGCGTGCGCGCGGACGCATACCTGCGAGTGGGGGGTTTCCCACCCTTGGCGACGGGAGAGGACGCGGGCCTGCTCACCCGCTTGCACAGGCGGAACTTCCGGATACTGGCGACCGTCGAAGAACCTGTGCGTACCAGCGCGCGCTTGCACGGACGGGCCCCTGCGGGATTCGCCGAGAACCTCCGTTCACTGGCGCCCTAG
- a CDS encoding JmjC domain-containing protein, with translation MPAELSEPAQGAAAPPDALSRVVGPDVAEFSHRHWGRAPLLVRGADPDAFRDVLDLDGVDELLSRRGLRTPFLRLAREGAVVDSSWFTGPGGVGAEIGDQVHDDKVAALFGEGTTVVLQALHRCWSGVIDFTTTLAEELGHPVQANAYVTPPTSHGFSAHYDVHDVFVLQLAGSKHWTVHAPVHGDPLRDQPWNDHASAVADRAREDAEIDTVLQPGDAMYLPRGWLHAATALNDVSAHLTVGVHVITRFALVEALTARCAQDPELRASLPLGIDVADPEQLAPHLDAVRTALAAALQDVSAEDAARHVRGKVWSGGRPEPIRPVAGAAFADGLAVGDAVRRRTGLHHRLLEGHDHVVLELPDRQISLPAATAAPLRALLTGGTLRVGDLPEADEADQLVLVRRLLREGVLVPATMT, from the coding sequence GTGCCCGCTGAGCTCAGCGAACCAGCGCAAGGCGCCGCCGCTCCCCCGGACGCGCTGTCCCGAGTCGTCGGACCGGACGTGGCCGAGTTCAGCCATCGGCACTGGGGTCGCGCACCGCTGCTCGTGCGCGGCGCCGATCCGGACGCCTTCCGCGATGTGCTCGACCTCGACGGTGTCGATGAGCTGCTCTCCCGCCGCGGGCTGCGCACGCCGTTCCTGCGGCTCGCGCGGGAAGGCGCGGTCGTCGACTCGAGCTGGTTCACCGGCCCCGGCGGGGTCGGCGCGGAGATCGGCGACCAGGTGCACGACGACAAGGTCGCCGCGCTCTTCGGCGAGGGGACCACGGTGGTGCTGCAGGCGCTGCACCGCTGCTGGTCCGGCGTCATCGACTTCACCACGACGCTCGCCGAAGAGCTCGGCCATCCTGTGCAGGCCAACGCCTACGTGACACCGCCGACCTCGCACGGGTTCTCCGCCCACTACGACGTGCACGACGTGTTCGTGCTCCAGCTCGCCGGGAGCAAGCACTGGACAGTGCACGCTCCCGTGCACGGCGACCCGTTGCGCGATCAGCCCTGGAACGACCACGCCAGTGCCGTGGCCGATCGCGCTCGCGAGGACGCCGAGATCGACACCGTGCTTCAGCCGGGCGACGCGATGTACCTGCCGCGGGGCTGGCTGCACGCCGCGACCGCGCTCAACGACGTCTCGGCGCACCTGACGGTGGGCGTGCACGTGATCACCAGGTTCGCGCTGGTGGAGGCGCTGACCGCGCGTTGCGCGCAGGACCCGGAGCTGCGCGCGTCGCTGCCGCTGGGCATCGACGTGGCGGACCCGGAACAACTCGCCCCGCATCTCGACGCCGTGCGCACGGCGTTGGCCGCTGCGCTGCAGGACGTGTCCGCCGAGGACGCCGCGCGCCACGTGCGCGGCAAGGTCTGGTCGGGTGGCCGCCCGGAACCGATCCGGCCGGTGGCCGGTGCCGCTTTCGCCGACGGCTTGGCGGTCGGTGACGCCGTCCGACGGCGCACCGGGCTGCACCACCGGCTGCTCGAAGGCCACGACCACGTCGTGCTGGAGCTGCCGGACCGGCAGATCTCGCTGCCCGCGGCCACCGCCGCGCCGCTGCGCGCGCTGCTGACCGGCGGCACGTTGCGCGTGGGAGACCTGCCCGAAGCCGACGAAGCCGACCAGTTGGTACTGGTGCGCCGACTGCTGCGGGAAGGCGTGCTCGTACCGGCGACCATGACGTGA
- a CDS encoding sucrase ferredoxin, with protein MTESLAPTWPRCSFVAEAAGDPLEGSAPPAQRWFLVEHPGPWGRDALTGSGIHPGAVTALSEWAATWNARLVLVRKPGREERNRPRRRWFRVDSRPGHESIRTGEFTADAELPAAVGSPGEPLDGPLTLVCTHGRHDTCCAVRGRPVAAALAAAEPESTWECSHVGGCRFAPATVLLPHGYLLGSVPVPDALAAVQDYGAGTLDPRWVRGRSSLSPAAQAAQHHARAATGTTGVDTLRLVSAEPDGETGWRVRLAEPDCTVLLHERWLDTGRPLTCAATAPGRVRVFDLVRLLR; from the coding sequence GTGACGGAGTCGCTAGCACCGACGTGGCCGCGCTGCTCCTTCGTGGCCGAGGCGGCGGGCGACCCGCTGGAGGGATCCGCGCCGCCCGCGCAGCGATGGTTCCTGGTCGAGCATCCCGGCCCGTGGGGACGCGACGCGCTGACCGGGTCCGGCATCCATCCCGGTGCCGTGACCGCTCTTTCCGAGTGGGCGGCCACCTGGAACGCGCGGCTGGTCCTCGTGCGCAAACCGGGACGCGAAGAACGGAACAGGCCCAGGCGCCGCTGGTTCCGAGTGGACTCCCGCCCGGGCCACGAGTCGATCCGCACCGGCGAATTCACCGCGGACGCGGAGCTGCCCGCCGCCGTCGGATCACCCGGTGAGCCCCTGGACGGCCCGCTGACGCTGGTCTGCACCCACGGCAGGCACGACACGTGCTGCGCGGTGCGCGGGCGTCCGGTGGCGGCCGCGCTCGCCGCGGCCGAGCCGGAGAGCACCTGGGAGTGCAGCCACGTCGGCGGCTGCCGGTTCGCGCCCGCAACGGTCCTGCTACCGCACGGCTACCTCCTCGGCAGCGTTCCGGTTCCGGACGCGCTCGCGGCCGTGCAGGACTACGGCGCCGGGACGCTCGACCCGCGCTGGGTACGCGGCCGCTCCTCGCTGTCCCCTGCGGCTCAGGCCGCGCAGCACCACGCGCGGGCGGCCACCGGAACCACCGGCGTCGACACCCTGCGCCTGGTCAGCGCCGAACCCGACGGGGAAACCGGCTGGCGGGTGCGCCTCGCCGAACCCGACTGCACGGTGCTGCTGCACGAGCGCTGGCTCGACACCGGACGGCCGCTGACCTGCGCGGCGACCGCTCCGGGCCGGGTGCGCGTGTTCGACCTCGTCCGACTGCTCCGCTGA
- a CDS encoding 1-aminocyclopropane-1-carboxylate deaminase, with translation MPVDDFPRYPLLFGPSPVHPLERLTAHLGGAKIWAKREDCNSGLAYGGNKTRKLEYIVPDVLASGADTLVSIGGYQSNHTRQVAAVAAKLGLKARLVQENWVDWPDAVNDKVGNILLSRLMGADVRLDPAGFDIGIRDSWERAMEEVRAAGGIPYGIPAGASEHPLGGLGFANWAREVASQEAELGVHFDTIVVCTVTGSTHAGMIAGFAEQDGPRRVIGIDASATPASARDQVDRIARNTAELSGLERELRDDEITVLEGWAGDRYGIPVRSTLDAIRTSAELEGMIIDPVYEGKSMAGLIDLVRSGEIGADSNVLYAHLGGQPALNAYAGAF, from the coding sequence GTGCCCGTCGACGACTTCCCCCGCTATCCGCTGCTTTTCGGCCCCAGCCCGGTGCATCCGCTGGAACGGCTGACCGCGCACCTGGGCGGGGCGAAGATCTGGGCCAAGCGCGAGGACTGCAACTCCGGTCTGGCCTACGGCGGCAACAAGACCCGCAAGCTCGAGTACATCGTCCCGGACGTGCTGGCCTCCGGCGCCGACACGCTCGTCTCGATCGGCGGGTACCAGTCGAACCACACCCGGCAGGTCGCCGCGGTCGCGGCGAAGCTCGGCCTCAAAGCGCGCCTCGTGCAGGAGAACTGGGTCGACTGGCCCGACGCGGTCAACGACAAAGTCGGCAACATCCTCCTGTCGCGGCTCATGGGAGCCGACGTGCGACTGGACCCGGCGGGGTTCGACATCGGCATCCGCGATTCCTGGGAGCGCGCGATGGAAGAAGTCCGCGCTGCGGGCGGAATCCCCTACGGAATTCCGGCCGGCGCCTCGGAGCACCCGCTGGGCGGGCTCGGGTTCGCGAACTGGGCGCGCGAGGTCGCCAGCCAGGAGGCCGAACTCGGCGTCCACTTCGACACGATCGTCGTGTGCACCGTGACCGGGTCCACGCACGCGGGCATGATCGCCGGGTTCGCCGAGCAGGACGGGCCGCGTCGCGTCATCGGGATCGACGCATCGGCCACGCCGGCCAGCGCACGGGACCAGGTCGACCGGATCGCCCGCAACACCGCCGAGCTCAGCGGGCTCGAGCGCGAACTCCGGGACGACGAGATCACCGTGCTCGAAGGCTGGGCGGGCGATCGCTACGGCATCCCGGTGCGATCCACCCTCGACGCGATCCGAACGTCCGCCGAACTGGAAGGCATGATCATCGATCCGGTCTACGAGGGGAAGTCGATGGCCGGTCTGATCGACCTCGTGCGCTCGGGCGAGATCGGAGCCGATTCCAACGTCCTCTACGCCCATCTCGGCGGTCAGCCTGCCTTGAACGCCTACGCCGGCGCCTTCTGA
- a CDS encoding metal-dependent hydrolase yields the protein MTHDEHPPESGVDDPERVALQARNVRFDWSELPMHWIPDEPFATHVINVLHLLLPEGEDWFVEVFKQALPMIKDDRLREDVQGFVGQEAVHAMSHQGVLDHFNAHDLDTEPYVRQIAWMFRKLLGDRGHTGARAEDWVVERVGLIAGIEHITAFLGQWVLDAEALDRAQADPTMLDLLRWHGAEEVEHRSVAFDLFMHLDGRYSKRVRFFLLALPLFFTLWARGAKFLIANDPKLRGRSKPRWRDYFRSARLGLLPGPRETARLMAPYFRPSFHPSQHGSTTRAVSYLARSPAAQAAENPAAPASERPAAPASDHPAAPASDH from the coding sequence ATGACGCACGACGAGCACCCACCGGAGTCCGGTGTGGACGATCCGGAGCGCGTTGCGCTGCAGGCGCGGAACGTGCGGTTCGACTGGTCCGAGCTGCCGATGCACTGGATCCCGGACGAGCCGTTCGCCACCCACGTGATCAACGTGCTGCACCTGCTGCTACCCGAGGGCGAGGACTGGTTCGTCGAGGTCTTCAAGCAGGCGCTGCCGATGATCAAGGACGACCGGCTGCGCGAGGACGTGCAGGGGTTCGTCGGCCAGGAGGCCGTGCACGCCATGTCGCACCAAGGCGTGCTGGACCACTTCAACGCCCACGACCTGGACACCGAGCCATACGTGCGCCAGATCGCCTGGATGTTCCGCAAACTCCTCGGCGACCGCGGCCACACCGGCGCGCGCGCCGAGGATTGGGTGGTGGAACGGGTCGGCCTCATCGCGGGCATCGAGCACATCACCGCGTTCCTCGGCCAATGGGTGCTCGACGCGGAAGCGCTCGACCGCGCGCAGGCCGACCCGACCATGCTGGACCTGCTGCGCTGGCACGGCGCGGAGGAGGTCGAGCACCGCTCGGTCGCGTTCGACCTGTTCATGCACCTGGACGGCCGGTATTCCAAGCGGGTGCGGTTCTTCCTGCTCGCCCTGCCGCTGTTCTTCACGCTGTGGGCGCGCGGGGCGAAGTTCCTGATCGCGAACGATCCGAAGCTGCGCGGGCGGTCGAAGCCGCGGTGGCGGGACTACTTCCGCAGCGCCCGGCTGGGCCTGCTGCCCGGGCCGCGCGAGACCGCCCGGTTGATGGCGCCGTACTTCCGGCCTTCGTTCCACCCGTCGCAGCACGGCTCGACGACCAGGGCGGTGTCCTACCTGGCCAGGTCACCGGCCGCGCAGGCCGCGGAGAACCCGGCCGCACCGGCCTCCGAGCGCCCGGCCGCACCGGCCTCCGACCACCCCGCCGCACCGGCCTCCGACCACTGA
- a CDS encoding PDR/VanB family oxidoreductase: MFTPPPDVHGRDRPDRFMRGLAALMSVYSKLIAFDRPRPPVRAVNRDLRLVVDDARAEADDVRSLRLVPADGAALPAWSPGAHIDVVLPSGRQRQYSLCGDPADRGCYRIAVRRIADGGGGSREVHAELDVGSRITARGPRNAFPFIRAQRYLFVAGGIGITPILPMVRAAAAAGTDWRFVYCGRSRESMPFLDEIARLAPERVWVRPDTEYGVPVSSGELLEHAPEDATVYCCGPVPMITGVRMDLAISRAAELHSERFSAPPIVDGKPFDLHLERTGRTLHVPEDRTALEVVREALPDVAYSCRQGFCGTCKVGLLSGTAEHRDHVLTDDERADSMTICVSRAEQGPLVLDL; encoded by the coding sequence ATGTTCACGCCACCACCGGACGTGCACGGGCGGGACCGGCCGGACCGGTTCATGCGCGGCCTCGCCGCGCTGATGTCGGTCTACAGCAAGCTGATCGCCTTCGACCGGCCGCGACCGCCGGTGCGGGCGGTGAACCGCGACCTGCGGTTGGTCGTCGACGACGCGCGCGCCGAAGCGGACGACGTGCGCAGCCTGCGGTTGGTGCCCGCGGACGGAGCCGCGCTGCCCGCGTGGTCGCCGGGAGCGCACATCGACGTGGTCCTGCCGTCCGGGCGTCAGCGCCAGTACTCGCTGTGCGGCGATCCGGCGGATCGCGGCTGCTACCGGATCGCGGTTCGCCGGATCGCCGACGGCGGCGGGGGCTCGCGCGAAGTGCATGCCGAGCTGGACGTCGGGAGCCGCATCACCGCGCGGGGACCGCGCAACGCCTTCCCGTTCATCCGGGCGCAGCGCTACCTGTTCGTGGCCGGCGGCATCGGCATCACCCCGATCCTGCCGATGGTGCGTGCCGCAGCTGCCGCGGGCACCGATTGGCGCTTCGTCTATTGTGGACGGTCACGGGAGTCGATGCCGTTCTTGGACGAGATCGCCCGGCTGGCCCCGGAACGGGTTTGGGTCCGCCCGGACACCGAGTACGGAGTCCCGGTCTCCAGCGGTGAATTGCTGGAGCACGCACCGGAGGACGCAACGGTGTACTGCTGCGGCCCGGTACCGATGATCACCGGTGTGCGGATGGACCTGGCCATCAGCCGGGCTGCCGAGCTGCACTCCGAACGGTTCTCGGCGCCGCCGATCGTCGACGGGAAACCGTTCGACCTGCATCTCGAGCGCACCGGCCGCACGCTGCACGTCCCCGAAGACCGGACGGCGCTGGAGGTGGTGCGAGAAGCGCTCCCCGATGTCGCCTACTCCTGCAGGCAAGGCTTCTGCGGCACCTGCAAGGTGGGCCTGCTCAGCGGCACCGCCGAGCACCGCGACCACGTGCTCACCGACGATGAGCGGGCCGATTCCATGACGATCTGCGTTTCCCGCGCCGAACAGGGCCCGCTGGTGCTCGACCTCTGA